Proteins from a single region of Chitinibacter bivalviorum:
- the cyoE gene encoding heme o synthase has product MTTLSLHTSATLWRELVRLGKPRVVALIVFCAWIGMLLASEGEIDIRTMLAAVIGIALVASGAAAANCLFEAERDAHMLRTHLRPLPRGTVSLQWAAMYALLLTLTGAVLLAVWVNTLTLYLTLGTFIAYAVVYTRWLKPASPQNIVIGGAAGAMPPVLGWAAMTGGVSAEAATLFLIIYAWTPPHFWALALYRMEDYRKVGLPMLPVTHGRDFTRLSIWLYSWILAATTLLPLALGFSSVVYLVAMLGLNGWFLRGAWQVYQQGSDELARRLFRISIAYLAYLFMALLLDHYLQRWI; this is encoded by the coding sequence ATGACGACATTAAGCCTGCATACTTCTGCTACTTTATGGCGCGAGCTGGTTCGACTCGGTAAGCCACGCGTCGTGGCCTTGATCGTCTTTTGTGCGTGGATTGGTATGTTGCTCGCGAGCGAGGGCGAGATCGATATTCGTACCATGCTGGCGGCGGTGATCGGCATTGCGTTGGTGGCCAGCGGTGCTGCGGCGGCAAATTGCTTGTTTGAAGCTGAGCGCGATGCGCACATGCTGCGCACGCATTTGCGCCCTTTGCCGCGCGGCACAGTGAGCCTGCAATGGGCGGCGATGTATGCCTTGCTATTGACGCTAACGGGGGCGGTGTTGCTGGCTGTGTGGGTAAATACCCTGACTCTGTATTTAACGCTAGGCACTTTCATTGCTTATGCAGTGGTCTATACCCGTTGGCTCAAGCCTGCAAGCCCGCAAAATATCGTCATCGGCGGCGCTGCGGGTGCGATGCCGCCAGTGCTGGGTTGGGCGGCGATGACGGGTGGGGTGTCAGCGGAAGCTGCGACCTTGTTTTTGATTATTTATGCGTGGACGCCGCCGCATTTTTGGGCGCTGGCGCTGTACCGGATGGAAGACTATCGCAAAGTCGGGTTGCCGATGTTGCCTGTCACGCACGGTAGAGATTTTACTCGGCTCTCGATCTGGCTTTATAGCTGGATTTTGGCCGCGACGACCTTGCTGCCGCTGGCCTTGGGATTTTCTAGCGTGGTGTATTTGGTCGCAATGTTGGGATTGAATGGCTGGTTTTTGCGTGGTGCGTGGCAGGTGTATCAGCAAGGTAGTGATGAATTGGCGCGGCGCTTATTTCGCATCTCGATCGCGTATTTGGCGTATTTATTTATGGCGCTGTTGCTTGATCATTATTTACAGCGCTGGATTTAA
- a CDS encoding DUF2970 domain-containing protein yields MLATIRTVLAAFFGVRSRQQAAKPISPVQLVIAGVLCAVALGLLVWLLVRYLVAQAGQ; encoded by the coding sequence ATGCTGGCGACGATACGCACGGTTTTGGCGGCATTCTTTGGCGTACGCAGTCGGCAGCAGGCGGCCAAGCCGATTTCGCCGGTGCAATTGGTAATCGCGGGCGTCTTGTGCGCGGTCGCGCTGGGCTTGCTGGTCTGGCTCTTGGTGCGGTATTTGGTCGCGCAAGCGGGGCAATAG
- a CDS encoding peptide ABC transporter ATP-binding protein: MNNQNQPNFILEAKSLSRHYAVSRGFLKGHATVKALNDVSFTLAAGKTLAVVGESGCGKSTLARQLTLIEEPSAGHLVIDGVDIASANAATLKTLRPKVQMVFQNPFASLNPRKQIGTMLAEPLLLNTDLNAEQREQRVREMLKIVGLRPEHYHRYPHMFSGGQRQRIAIARAMMLKPAVLVADEPTSALDVSIQAQILNLFMDLQDELGTAYVFVSHNLAVVEHIADDVMVMYFGSTVEYGDKTTIFEQPLHPYTRALMSATPAIRKEDRRAKIKLTGELPSPLNPPTGCAFNTRCPYANERCKSETPPLRPLANRMIACHHIETIHG, translated from the coding sequence ATGAATAATCAAAATCAGCCTAATTTTATTCTGGAAGCCAAATCGCTGTCGCGTCATTACGCGGTAAGCCGTGGGTTTCTCAAAGGCCATGCCACAGTCAAAGCCTTAAACGACGTTTCATTCACACTGGCCGCAGGCAAAACTTTGGCCGTGGTCGGCGAATCGGGCTGTGGTAAATCAACGCTCGCTCGCCAGCTCACGTTGATCGAAGAACCGAGTGCGGGCCATTTGGTGATTGACGGTGTCGATATTGCCAGCGCCAACGCGGCGACCTTGAAAACCTTGCGCCCGAAAGTGCAGATGGTGTTCCAAAATCCATTCGCCAGCCTGAACCCGCGCAAGCAAATCGGCACCATGCTGGCCGAGCCATTGCTGCTCAATACCGATCTGAACGCCGAACAACGCGAGCAGCGTGTGCGCGAAATGCTCAAAATCGTTGGCTTGCGCCCTGAGCATTACCATCGCTATCCGCATATGTTTTCGGGTGGGCAGCGCCAACGCATTGCGATTGCCCGCGCGATGATGCTTAAACCCGCGGTGCTGGTCGCTGATGAACCGACTTCAGCGCTCGATGTATCAATTCAGGCGCAGATTTTGAATCTGTTTATGGATTTGCAAGACGAGCTTGGCACGGCCTATGTGTTTGTCAGCCATAACCTCGCCGTCGTGGAGCACATCGCCGACGACGTGATGGTGATGTATTTTGGCAGCACGGTAGAGTATGGCGACAAAACGACGATCTTTGAGCAACCGCTGCACCCCTACACTCGGGCATTGATGTCGGCGACACCGGCGATCCGCAAAGAAGATCGTCGTGCCAAAATCAAGCTCACGGGTGAGCTGCCTTCACCGCTCAATCCACCGACTGGCTGTGCATTTAATACGCGCTGCCCGTATGCCAATGAGCGTTGTAAGTCTGAAACCCCACCATTGCGCCCGCTAGCGAATCGCATGATTGCCTGCCACCACATCGAAACCATCCACGGCTAA
- a CDS encoding HDOD domain-containing protein, which yields MSIMQFANKTPDQLHEERLAMLIDIAKELEGEVIFPICFDASVQISTVMKSKTASLQRIAHEVQKDPLITAKLLKMANSVVFNPMGKTITDLGAALTRLGMETARATALACAMQQLIRSRDLAAFEDIAKELWLHSIKTSMIARVIARRLTRVNPELAMLAGLVHDLGAFFMLDRAGRYPELSERPKTVEYLVAQWHESVGNILLDSLGLPEEIVEAVKEVDLPRDFIETPRNLGEVIYVANLFAGGFSEMQKLDIPDLEEPKELSYGKYTDLSTEMEEACQEMISLF from the coding sequence ATGTCTATTATGCAATTTGCCAATAAAACCCCCGATCAGCTGCATGAAGAACGTCTTGCGATGCTCATTGATATTGCCAAAGAGCTAGAGGGCGAAGTCATTTTCCCGATTTGCTTTGATGCATCGGTGCAAATTAGCACGGTCATGAAAAGCAAAACCGCATCCTTGCAGCGCATCGCGCATGAGGTGCAAAAAGACCCACTCATCACCGCCAAACTGCTCAAGATGGCCAATTCAGTGGTTTTCAACCCGATGGGCAAAACCATCACTGATCTGGGCGCGGCCTTGACCCGGCTGGGAATGGAAACAGCGCGCGCCACGGCGCTGGCCTGCGCCATGCAGCAATTGATCCGCTCGCGCGACTTGGCCGCATTTGAAGACATTGCCAAAGAATTATGGCTGCACAGTATTAAAACCTCGATGATTGCTCGGGTCATTGCCCGCCGCCTCACCCGCGTCAACCCAGAGCTCGCCATGTTGGCCGGGCTGGTTCACGACCTAGGCGCATTCTTTATGCTTGATCGGGCGGGTCGCTACCCAGAATTGAGCGAGCGCCCTAAAACCGTCGAATACTTGGTTGCGCAATGGCATGAAAGTGTCGGCAATATATTGCTCGACTCGCTTGGCTTGCCTGAGGAAATTGTCGAAGCCGTCAAAGAAGTGGATTTGCCCCGCGACTTTATTGAAACCCCGCGCAATCTGGGCGAAGTGATTTATGTCGCCAATCTGTTTGCTGGCGGCTTTAGCGAAATGCAAAAACTGGACATTCCCGATCTGGAAGAGCCAAAAGAACTCAGCTACGGCAAATACACCGATTTGAGCACCGAAATGGAAGAAGCTTGCCAGGAAATGATTAGCTTGTTCTAA
- a CDS encoding COX15/CtaA family protein, which yields MSAQKLLMVAIVWTACLMMLGAYVRLQDAGLGCPDWPGCYGQLTAPDEAHEIARAQQQFGGEVHSGKGRKEMIHRYVAGGLGLLVLWLTPVVWRARRLRGQVPALALLPLLIIVVQALFGMLTVTLKLMPIVVTGHLVGGMSLLMSLIWLASSAAPKWVWTDARADAWLGLASCVLVLQILLGAWVSTNYAALACDGFPLCRGQLLPPTGLLEALHPNRALGLTADGMPLQLDHLAAIHWAHRAMALVLSLVLLRLIARLWHLSPQYARSLLAALLLQLSLGIGNVLLGLPLALAIAHQAGAALLLGLLVYGLTRRAGQEQSPAPVMPWAASSKPPLLERN from the coding sequence ATGAGTGCGCAAAAGCTGCTGATGGTGGCTATCGTTTGGACTGCATGCTTGATGATGTTGGGGGCGTATGTCCGTTTGCAGGATGCGGGTCTGGGCTGCCCAGACTGGCCGGGCTGCTACGGTCAGCTCACTGCGCCTGATGAAGCCCATGAAATCGCACGAGCACAACAGCAATTTGGTGGCGAGGTGCATAGCGGCAAAGGCAGGAAAGAGATGATCCACCGCTATGTCGCCGGTGGGCTGGGTCTGCTGGTGCTGTGGCTGACGCCAGTGGTGTGGCGGGCGCGACGTCTGCGCGGGCAAGTGCCGGCTTTGGCGCTGTTACCGCTGTTGATCATCGTAGTACAGGCGCTGTTTGGGATGTTGACGGTGACGCTCAAGCTAATGCCCATTGTTGTGACTGGGCATTTGGTCGGCGGTATGAGCCTTTTGATGTCGCTGATTTGGCTGGCTAGTAGCGCAGCGCCGAAATGGGTTTGGACTGATGCGCGAGCGGATGCATGGTTGGGGCTGGCGAGTTGCGTTTTGGTGTTGCAAATATTGTTGGGGGCTTGGGTTTCCACGAATTATGCCGCGCTTGCTTGCGATGGCTTTCCGCTTTGTCGTGGTCAGCTTCTGCCACCGACGGGATTGCTTGAGGCCCTGCACCCCAATCGGGCTTTGGGGCTGACTGCTGACGGTATGCCTTTGCAGCTTGACCATCTCGCCGCGATTCATTGGGCGCATCGCGCCATGGCCTTGGTACTGAGTTTGGTCTTGCTGCGGTTGATTGCACGGCTGTGGCACTTATCGCCTCAGTATGCGCGCAGCCTGCTCGCCGCTTTGCTGCTGCAATTGAGTCTGGGCATCGGCAATGTCCTGCTCGGTTTACCGCTGGCTTTGGCTATTGCGCATCAGGCGGGGGCCGCATTGTTATTGGGTTTGCTAGTCTATGGATTGACACGGCGTGCTGGGCAGGAGCAATCGCCTGCGCCTGTGATGCCTTGGGCTGCGAGCAGCAAGCCGCCGCTTTTAGAGCGTAATTAA
- the ctaD gene encoding cytochrome c oxidase subunit I, protein MHQAAHTHGGHEAAYESGWARWLYATNHKDIGTLYLWFAFAMFLTGGVMALCIRAELFQPGLQFWQPEFFNQLTTLHGIIMVFGAIMPAFTGLANWMLPLMLGAPDMAFARMNNWSFWLLPPAAALLLISLFVPGGAPAGGWTLYPPLSAQAGMGMDLAIFSIHLLGLSSIMGSINIITTILNMRAPGMTMLKMPLFAWTSLVTAYLLIAVAPVLAGAVTMLLTDRHFGTHFFSAAGGGDPVLFQHIFWFFGHPEVYIMALPAFGIVSQIIPTFARKPLFGYVSMVYATCSIAILSFMVWGHHMFAVGMPATAQLFFMFLTMLIAVPTGVKVFNWIATMWQGSMTFETPMLFAIGFVCLFTVGGFSGLVLSIAPVDTQMQDTYYVVAHFHYVLVAGALFSLFAAVYYWLPKWTGYMYHEGRGKFHFWWSMVWFNVTFFPMHFLGLAGMPRRIPDYALQFTSFNSIASVGAFCFGLGQLLFLYNVIHTIRGGVGPAPARPWEGGNTLEWEVPSPAPHHTWESPPDLTTVRRGLIAQAVEHEGESDEPKSENRA, encoded by the coding sequence ATGCATCAAGCAGCTCATACTCATGGGGGGCATGAGGCTGCATACGAATCAGGCTGGGCTCGCTGGCTGTATGCCACCAATCATAAAGACATCGGCACGCTGTATCTGTGGTTTGCTTTTGCGATGTTTTTGACTGGCGGCGTGATGGCCTTGTGTATTCGCGCTGAGCTATTTCAGCCGGGGCTGCAATTCTGGCAACCTGAGTTTTTCAATCAGCTCACCACTTTGCACGGCATCATTATGGTGTTTGGTGCCATCATGCCCGCGTTTACTGGCCTTGCGAACTGGATGCTGCCCTTGATGCTGGGCGCGCCGGATATGGCGTTTGCGCGGATGAATAACTGGAGTTTTTGGCTGTTGCCACCGGCTGCCGCATTGCTACTCATTTCTCTGTTTGTACCCGGTGGTGCACCCGCAGGCGGTTGGACTTTATACCCGCCGCTTTCGGCGCAGGCGGGAATGGGGATGGATCTGGCGATATTTAGCATCCATTTGCTGGGATTGAGCTCGATCATGGGCTCGATCAATATCATCACAACGATCTTGAATATGCGCGCGCCGGGCATGACGATGCTGAAAATGCCGCTGTTTGCATGGACTTCACTGGTGACGGCCTACTTGCTGATTGCGGTAGCGCCCGTTTTGGCGGGGGCGGTGACGATGTTGCTGACCGATCGGCATTTTGGTACGCATTTTTTTAGCGCGGCTGGTGGTGGCGACCCTGTGTTGTTCCAGCATATTTTCTGGTTCTTCGGCCACCCCGAGGTCTATATCATGGCGCTGCCCGCGTTCGGGATTGTGAGCCAGATTATTCCAACCTTTGCCCGCAAGCCGCTGTTTGGCTATGTGTCGATGGTGTATGCGACCTGCTCGATCGCTATATTGTCGTTCATGGTCTGGGGGCACCATATGTTCGCAGTCGGGATGCCCGCGACGGCACAGCTGTTTTTTATGTTCCTCACGATGCTGATTGCAGTGCCGACAGGCGTCAAAGTATTTAACTGGATCGCAACGATGTGGCAGGGCAGCATGACGTTTGAAACGCCGATGCTGTTTGCGATTGGCTTTGTGTGCCTCTTTACTGTCGGCGGTTTTTCGGGGCTGGTGCTGTCAATTGCGCCGGTCGATACCCAAATGCAGGATACCTATTACGTCGTCGCGCATTTTCATTATGTGCTGGTCGCCGGTGCGCTGTTTAGCCTGTTTGCCGCGGTGTATTACTGGCTACCGAAGTGGACGGGGTATATGTACCACGAGGGGCGCGGTAAGTTTCATTTCTGGTGGTCGATGGTCTGGTTCAACGTGACCTTCTTTCCGATGCACTTCTTGGGTTTGGCCGGCATGCCACGGCGGATCCCCGATTACGCGCTGCAATTTACCAGCTTTAACAGCATTGCCAGCGTCGGGGCATTCTGTTTTGGTTTGGGGCAGCTTTTATTTCTTTATAACGTGATCCACACCATCCGCGGTGGCGTTGGCCCTGCGCCCGCTCGCCCGTGGGAAGGCGGCAATACGCTGGAGTGGGAAGTGCCTTCGCCCGCGCCGCATCACACCTGGGAGAGCCCGCCCGATCTGACCACAGTACGTCGCGGTTTGATCGCGCAGGCGGTAGAGCATGAGGGAGAGAGCGATGAGCCAAAATCTGAAAACCGCGCTTAA
- a CDS encoding cytochrome c oxidase assembly protein, giving the protein MQLALKHKNQTLAIKLAAIALLMFGFGYALAPFYGAFCQFLGIDRAEASLTQAGAALRIEFDVNVPEGLPVTMQALDSVQTGKAGGVVKARFMLRNDSDQALTVRAVPSFAPVRAAGLLRKLECFCFDALTLAPKESREVTVVLLVADQLPPEMGAATLSYSLQKVM; this is encoded by the coding sequence ATGCAGCTCGCGTTAAAGCACAAGAACCAAACTTTGGCGATAAAGCTCGCAGCGATTGCGCTGCTGATGTTTGGTTTTGGCTATGCCTTGGCACCGTTTTATGGTGCGTTCTGCCAGTTTTTAGGCATAGACCGCGCCGAGGCGAGCTTGACGCAGGCAGGAGCCGCTCTGCGAATTGAATTTGATGTGAATGTGCCGGAAGGCTTGCCAGTCACGATGCAGGCGCTCGATAGCGTGCAGACGGGTAAGGCGGGGGGCGTGGTGAAGGCGCGGTTTATGCTGCGCAATGACAGCGATCAGGCGCTGACGGTACGCGCCGTGCCGAGCTTTGCGCCGGTACGCGCGGCGGGTTTGCTACGTAAGTTGGAATGTTTTTGCTTTGACGCGCTGACTTTGGCGCCTAAAGAATCGCGTGAAGTCACCGTCGTACTGCTGGTGGCCGATCAATTGCCACCCGAAATGGGCGCAGCGACTTTGTCCTACAGTTTGCAAAAAGTGATGTAG
- a CDS encoding SURF1 family protein — MSTIFIPNPPHLQPSQVWASLRNKHQRGALMLLSLILLTVCLCGWQLWRAYEKNQLLHEIERLQAMPELSWQQGVPPEWRLLQLQGQWLNQYEIWLDHRLQEGKVGYQVVTPFQLKDGTILLVNRGWWAGNESAPPAAKNLPRVVAQAWPRYLELGAAPINGRVFQNLDPGRFAAWAYLPLPAAYVTARDGEPGLTALTSERPFGVERHLGYALTWALLAIFGSYLFRRFYLHKV; from the coding sequence GTGTCAACGATCTTCATTCCGAATCCTCCGCACCTTCAGCCTAGCCAAGTGTGGGCCAGTTTGCGCAATAAACATCAGCGCGGCGCATTGATGTTATTGAGTTTAATTTTGCTGACCGTGTGTTTGTGCGGGTGGCAATTGTGGCGTGCTTATGAAAAGAACCAACTGCTGCACGAGATCGAACGACTACAAGCCATGCCTGAGCTGAGCTGGCAGCAAGGTGTTCCGCCAGAGTGGCGTTTGTTGCAATTGCAGGGCCAATGGCTCAATCAATATGAAATCTGGCTGGATCATCGCCTACAGGAAGGCAAAGTGGGCTATCAAGTTGTGACCCCGTTTCAGCTCAAAGACGGCACGATTTTGCTGGTGAATCGTGGTTGGTGGGCGGGCAATGAGTCAGCTCCGCCAGCGGCAAAAAACTTGCCACGTGTTGTGGCACAAGCTTGGCCGCGCTATCTCGAGCTGGGTGCTGCACCGATCAATGGCCGCGTCTTTCAAAACCTCGACCCCGGCCGTTTTGCCGCTTGGGCCTATTTGCCGCTGCCTGCGGCGTATGTCACTGCCCGCGACGGCGAGCCGGGTTTGACGGCCTTGACCAGTGAGCGCCCCTTTGGCGTCGAGCGTCATCTGGGCTACGCCTTGACTTGGGCATTGCTGGCGATATTTGGCTCGTATCTATTTAGGCGTTTTTATCTGCATAAGGTGTAG
- a CDS encoding DUF2909 family protein encodes MKIVDTLQLLTIILLLAILMALGQALLRLIRGSSQQLWTMLAWRVGLSITLFILLVMAKTQGWI; translated from the coding sequence ATGAAGATCGTTGACACCTTGCAACTCCTTACTATCATCCTGCTTCTTGCCATCTTAATGGCGCTTGGGCAGGCCTTATTGCGTTTGATTCGCGGCTCATCTCAACAACTGTGGACAATGCTCGCTTGGCGCGTGGGTCTGTCGATTACTTTGTTTATTCTGCTGGTGATGGCTAAAACTCAAGGCTGGATTTAG
- a CDS encoding cytochrome c oxidase subunit 3, protein MNVENGVHDAHYFVPSPSRWPIVGACALFCLGLGAALSINQVGGGGWILLAGLGILLWMLRGWFGDVIRESEAGAYGQQVDYSFRWGMSWFIFSEIMFFAAFFGALFYTRTISVPELGLMGDTQQWLWPQFHAEWPQATGPKAASYVAMHPLGLPVINTALLLSSGATLTWAHWGLLQQNRKVLSLGLALTVLLGALFLSLQAYEYHHAWTQLNLTLASGAYGATFYLLTGFHGLHVLVGTLILATMWFRVQRGHFTPQHHFGFEAAAWYWHFVDVVWLLLFVLVYCM, encoded by the coding sequence ATGAATGTCGAGAATGGAGTTCATGACGCACATTACTTTGTGCCATCGCCATCGCGTTGGCCCATCGTCGGCGCCTGCGCCTTGTTTTGTCTGGGGCTAGGCGCGGCACTCAGCATCAATCAGGTGGGCGGCGGTGGCTGGATTTTGCTCGCGGGGCTTGGGATTTTGCTGTGGATGTTGCGGGGCTGGTTTGGCGATGTGATCCGCGAGTCGGAAGCGGGGGCTTACGGTCAGCAAGTTGATTATTCATTCCGCTGGGGAATGAGCTGGTTTATTTTTTCCGAGATTATGTTTTTTGCCGCTTTTTTTGGCGCGCTATTTTATACCCGTACCATTTCAGTGCCCGAACTGGGGCTAATGGGCGATACGCAGCAATGGCTTTGGCCGCAATTTCATGCCGAATGGCCGCAGGCAACAGGGCCAAAAGCCGCGAGTTATGTCGCGATGCACCCTTTGGGCTTGCCTGTGATCAATACCGCCTTGCTATTGAGCTCGGGTGCCACGTTGACGTGGGCGCATTGGGGTTTATTGCAGCAAAACCGCAAGGTATTGAGTCTGGGCTTGGCGCTAACGGTGTTATTGGGCGCGCTGTTTTTATCGCTACAAGCCTATGAATATCATCATGCTTGGACGCAATTAAATCTCACGCTGGCGTCGGGCGCTTATGGTGCGACCTTCTATTTATTGACGGGTTTTCATGGCCTGCATGTGCTGGTCGGGACGCTGATTTTGGCGACGATGTGGTTTCGCGTGCAGCGTGGTCATTTCACACCGCAACACCATTTTGGCTTTGAAGCGGCAGCGTGGTATTGGCACTTTGTCGATGTCGTCTGGCTACTGCTGTTTGTGCTGGTTTACTGCATGTAA